The Megalobrama amblycephala isolate DHTTF-2021 linkage group LG7, ASM1881202v1, whole genome shotgun sequence genome window below encodes:
- the LOC125271216 gene encoding B-cell receptor CD22-like isoform X2, whose protein sequence is MSQRPAPSLLLLFLLMIPGVCSQWGVSYRRSHICALTDSSVIMSCTYAYPTGYQIMKVFWTKTNIKEKNEEFPDLSEDPEYSQRLQYLGDKQQICTIRLSHVTLKDSHEYYFRFITNYLEGRYIGDPGVTLTVTDLQVESPERVTEGDSVRLTCKSSCSLTDRATFIWYRNSQPLTTGIFGNQLNLWRVSREDTGRYSCGVYGHSYRSPAVQLNIRYPPENPVISISPSGEIVSGDSVTLICSSDSNPPALNFSWFKENESSAVGSGQSFSALQSGRFYCQAHNQHGSQRSDTVTVTVHHGLGWHVWLGITVACLGFFIIIIIIIIIILFIMRKRRDAKTEDLTVKQDNLYSDVTGRDVHVSESADCDDAQYATVTSSKPRRDRNAPDRRDTEEIQYATVQHHKNKQTKRSEENESQYGNIRIHQPESAVRRSNVETVEEASVIYSRVK, encoded by the exons ATGTCACAGAGACCGGCTCCTTCTCTTCTTCTGCTGTTTCTGCTCATGATTCCAG GAGTTTGTAGCCAGTGGGGTGTGAGTTACAGGCGTTCACACATCTGTGCACTAACGGACTCATCAGTGATAATGAGCTGCACTTATGCATACCCTACTGGATATCAGATCATGAAAGTGTTCTGGACCAAAACAAATATTAAGGAGAAAAATGAAGAGTTTCCAGATCTGTCTGAGGACCCTGAATACAGTCAGAGGCTTCAGTATCTGGGAGATAAACAGCAGATCTGCACCATCAGActgagtcatgtgacactgaaggattCACACGAGTACTATTTCAGATTCATCACTAATTACCTTGAAGGAAGATATATTGGTGATCCAGGAGTGACTCTTACTGTCACAG atcttcaggtggagtctcctgagagagtgacagagggagattcagtccgtCTGACATGTAAAAGCAGCTGCTCTCTGACTGACAGAGCAACATTCATCTGGTACAGAAACTCACAGCCATTAACTACAGGAATTTTTGGAAACCAGCTCAACCTCTGGAGAGTCAGCAGAGAAGATACAGGCAGATATAGCTGTGGTGTATATGGACACAGTTACAGATCTCCTGCTGTTCAACTCAATATCAGAT ATCCTCCAGAGAATCCAGTGATCTCCATCAGTccatctggtgaaatagtgtcaggagattcagtgactctgatctgcagcagtgattcaaaccctcctgctctgaacttcagctggtttaaggagaatgaaagctcagctgttggatctggacagagtttcagtgcaCTACAGAGTGGACGCTTCTACTGTCAGGCTCACAATCAACATGGATCTCAGAGATCAGACACTGTAACTGTCACAG TGCATCATGGTCTTGGTTGGCATGTCTGGTTGGGGATCACAGTGGCATGTTTAGgattcttcatcatcatcatcatcatcatcatcatcattctgTTTATAAT GAGAAAACGAAGAGATGCTAAAACTGAAGACCTCACAGTGAAACAG GACAATCTGTACTCTGACGTAACAGGGAGAGACGTTCATGTTTCTGAATCAGCTGATTGTGATGACGCTCAGTACGCCACTGTTACTTCCAGCAAACCCAGAAGAGACAGAAACGCTCCTGATCGCAGAGATACTGAGGAGATCCAGTACGCAACTGTACaacatcacaaaaacaaacagaccAAGAGATCAGAGGAGAACGAAAGCCAGTACGGCAATATCAGGATTCACCAGCCTGAATCTGCTGTGAG GCGATCAAATGTTGAAACTGTGGAAGAGGCTTCTGTGATCTACAGCCGTGTCAAATGA